The Macaca fascicularis isolate 582-1 chromosome 11, T2T-MFA8v1.1 genome includes a region encoding these proteins:
- the DRAM1 gene encoding DNA damage-regulated autophagy modulator protein 1 isoform X3, translating to MINFSAFLGAATMYTRYKIVEKQNQTCYFSTPVFNLVSLVLGLVGCFGMGIVANFQELAVPVVHDGGALLAFVCGVVYTLLQSIISYKSCPQWNSLSTCHIRMAISAVSCAAVVPMIVCASLISITKLEWNPREKDYVYHVVSAICEWTVAFGFIFYFLTFIQDFQSVTLRISTEINGDL from the exons GTGCAGCCACGATGTATACAAGATATAAAATAGTAGAGAAGCAAAATCAAACCTGCTATTTCAGCACTCCTGTTTTTAACTTGGTGTCTTTAGTCCTTGGATTGGTGGGATGTTTCGGAATGGGCATTGTCGCCAATTTTCAG GAGTTAGCTGTGCCAGTGGTTCATGATGGGGGCGCCCTTTTGGCCTTTGTCTGTGGTGTCGTGTACACGCTCCTACAGTCCATCATCTCTTACAAATCGTGTCCCCAGTGGAACAGTCTCTCGACATGCCACATACGGATGGCCATCTCTGCCGTTTCTTGCGCAGCTGTCGTCCCCA TGATTGTCTGTGCTTCACTAATTTCCATAACCAAGCTGGAGTGGAATCCAAGAGAAAAG GATTATGTATATCACGTAGTGAGTGCGATCTGTGAATGGACAGTggcctttggttttattttctacttcctAACTTTCATCCAAGATTTCCAG agtgtCACCCTAAGGATATCCACAGAAATCAATGGTGATCTTTGA